Part of the Methylomonas sp. AM2-LC genome, TCAATGCCGAATTTTGATTCATGGGCATACTCATCGCCCGGCTCGGCATGAGTTTCTGCTTGATAATCAAAATGCCACCCGTTTCGTACTGGCTGATTGGAAAAAAAGTGGGGCGGAAGTTTTGTGCTGGAATGGCGGCTGGTTAGTCGAAAAAATCTAGAGCTTAATCAAAAAATACCTTATAACAGCTGTCTTGCCTAGATCTTATGCTCTTAAACGAGTGCTGATCAATATCTCATTTTGTATTGATAAAGTTGAGCGCGTACAATGGCGTTTTTGTCACAGCCCCCGTTGAATTTCTCATGACAGATCAGACCGAAACTGAACAAGATTGGCGCACTAAACTCACGCCTGAGCAATTTCATGTGTGTAGGGAAAAAGGCACTGAGCCTCCTTTTACGGGTAAATATACCGACTGCACGCAAGAGGGTATTTACCACTGTGTATGCTGCGGCCATGCTTTGTTTTCCTCTTCGCACAAGTTTCATTCGGGTTGCGGTTGGCCGAGTTTTTGGGAAATACTCGATGCCGAGAATGTCCATCTTCTAGAAGATAAAAGTCATGGTATGCGCCGCATTGAAGTGACCTGTAAGCATTGCGATGCGCATCTGGGGCATGTTTTTCCTGATGGACCACAACCTACCGGATTAAGATATTGTATTAATTCAGTTGCTTTAACCTTGCACGAAAAGCCATGATTGCAAAACAACAATGTCAGGATTTATTGAGTTTTATTGATAGCAGTCCAAGTCCTTGGCATGTTTGCGCCAGCATAGAGACTCGCTTACAAAAGTTCCAGTTTCGGCGTTTGTACGAAACGGAGGCATGGAATTTAGTCAAGGGCGGGCGCTATTATGTCGTGCGTGATGATTCTTCGCTGGTTCTATTCGTATTAGGTAAGCAGCCTTTGCTTGATACAGGCTTTAAAATTTTGGGAGCGCATACCGATTCCC contains:
- the msrB gene encoding peptide-methionine (R)-S-oxide reductase MsrB, whose amino-acid sequence is MTDQTETEQDWRTKLTPEQFHVCREKGTEPPFTGKYTDCTQEGIYHCVCCGHALFSSSHKFHSGCGWPSFWEILDAENVHLLEDKSHGMRRIEVTCKHCDAHLGHVFPDGPQPTGLRYCINSVALTLHEKP